A genomic region of Paenibacillus sp. PL2-23 contains the following coding sequences:
- the lon gene encoding endopeptidase La: MGPGKLKGRRLPLLPLRGLLVYPSMVLHLDVGRDKSVRALERAMVDDHMILLCSQSEVNIEDPTEEDIYKVGTIVKVRQMLKLPNGTIRVLVEGVVRAEVQSYVANEEYYEVLAKELPEPETDDPAVDALMRSVLNQFEHYISLSKKVTPETYAAVSDIDEPGRLADVITSHLSLKIKDKQDILETIDVAARLERLLDLLNNEREVLELERQINQRVKKQMEKTQKEYYLREQMKAIQKELGDKEGRAGEAEELRGQLEEAGVPDSVREKITKEIDRLEKMPPSSAEGGVIRNYIDWLLTLPWSKTTEDDLVLAKAEAILNEDHYGLEKPKERVLEYLAVQKLVKKLKGPILCLVGPPGVGKTSLARSVAKSLGRKFVRISLGGVRDEAEIRGHRRTYVGAMPGRIMQGMKTAGSMNPVFLLDEIDKMASDFRGDPSSALLEVLDPEQNNTFSDHYIEVPFDLSNVMFVTTANALHNIPRPLLDRMEVLYIPGYTELEKEKIVEKYLLPKQKKEHGLTEEQLEVTNEAVQLLIREYTREAGVRNLEQQIAAVCRKAAKHLVSEVSGESDQPETASQPSETPAAPITVDSARVKEWIGPPKFRFGLAESENQVGAVTGLAWTEVGGDTLVIEVSVMPGSGKLTLTGKLGDVMKESAQAAFSFTRAKAAELAIDPSFHEKNDIHIHIPEGAIPKDGPSAGITMATALISALTNRLVNREVAMTGEITLRGRVLPIGGLKEKSLAAHRAGIKKVLLPKDNERDLRDIPDSIREAMAFVPVSHMDEVLQHALLPVATEERAGTTIS; encoded by the coding sequence ATGGGACCTGGCAAATTGAAAGGTCGTCGTTTGCCCTTGCTTCCGCTTAGAGGGCTGCTCGTGTATCCCAGCATGGTGCTCCACTTGGACGTGGGCAGGGATAAATCCGTGCGGGCGCTGGAGAGAGCGATGGTCGACGACCATATGATCCTGCTCTGCTCCCAATCGGAAGTGAACATTGAAGATCCGACGGAAGAGGATATTTATAAAGTCGGAACGATCGTGAAGGTGAGGCAGATGCTGAAGCTGCCGAACGGAACGATTCGTGTTCTGGTCGAAGGGGTCGTCAGAGCAGAGGTTCAGAGCTATGTAGCGAACGAAGAATATTATGAGGTGCTCGCCAAGGAGCTGCCGGAGCCAGAGACAGATGATCCGGCCGTGGACGCCCTTATGCGTTCGGTCTTGAATCAATTCGAGCATTATATATCCTTGTCGAAGAAGGTGACGCCGGAGACGTATGCCGCGGTTTCGGATATTGATGAGCCAGGCAGGCTCGCCGACGTCATTACGAGCCATCTGTCTCTTAAGATCAAGGATAAGCAGGACATCTTGGAGACGATTGACGTCGCGGCAAGACTGGAGCGGCTGCTAGACCTGCTGAACAACGAGCGCGAGGTGCTGGAGCTGGAGCGCCAGATTAACCAGCGGGTCAAGAAGCAGATGGAGAAGACACAGAAGGAATATTATCTCCGCGAGCAGATGAAAGCAATCCAGAAGGAGCTTGGCGACAAGGAGGGGCGCGCTGGCGAGGCTGAAGAGCTGAGAGGCCAGCTGGAGGAAGCCGGCGTGCCGGACAGCGTGCGCGAGAAGATCACCAAGGAAATAGACCGCCTGGAGAAAATGCCGCCATCGTCAGCAGAGGGCGGCGTCATCCGCAATTATATCGATTGGTTATTGACGCTGCCTTGGAGCAAAACAACGGAAGACGATCTGGTGCTCGCCAAGGCCGAGGCTATTCTGAATGAGGACCACTACGGCCTCGAGAAGCCGAAGGAGCGTGTGCTGGAGTATCTGGCCGTACAGAAGCTTGTCAAGAAGCTTAAAGGGCCTATATTGTGCCTTGTAGGTCCTCCAGGCGTCGGCAAGACGTCGCTGGCCCGATCCGTGGCCAAGTCGCTTGGCCGCAAGTTCGTGCGCATCTCGCTTGGCGGCGTTAGGGACGAAGCGGAAATTCGCGGCCACCGCCGCACCTATGTCGGCGCGATGCCGGGTCGTATTATGCAAGGGATGAAGACGGCGGGCAGCATGAACCCCGTGTTCCTGCTGGACGAGATCGACAAGATGGCGTCGGACTTCAGAGGGGACCCTTCCTCCGCGCTGCTGGAGGTGCTGGATCCCGAGCAGAACAATACGTTCAGCGATCATTACATCGAGGTGCCGTTCGATCTGTCGAATGTCATGTTCGTCACAACCGCGAACGCTCTTCACAACATTCCGCGTCCGCTGCTCGACCGGATGGAGGTTCTGTATATTCCGGGCTATACGGAGCTGGAGAAAGAGAAGATTGTGGAGAAATATTTGCTGCCCAAGCAGAAGAAGGAGCATGGCCTTACGGAGGAGCAGCTTGAGGTTACGAACGAAGCCGTGCAGCTTCTCATTCGGGAGTATACCCGAGAAGCGGGCGTCCGGAACCTGGAGCAGCAGATTGCGGCCGTCTGCCGCAAGGCAGCCAAGCATTTGGTATCAGAGGTGTCCGGGGAGTCGGATCAACCAGAGACTGCCTCTCAGCCGTCTGAGACGCCGGCAGCGCCGATTACCGTAGACAGCGCGCGCGTCAAGGAATGGATCGGGCCTCCCAAGTTCAGATTCGGTCTTGCCGAAAGCGAGAATCAGGTCGGAGCCGTCACAGGTCTCGCCTGGACGGAGGTTGGCGGGGATACACTGGTTATAGAAGTGAGCGTTATGCCGGGCAGCGGCAAGCTGACGCTGACGGGCAAGCTGGGCGACGTCATGAAGGAGTCCGCGCAGGCCGCATTCAGCTTCACGCGCGCGAAGGCGGCGGAGCTGGCGATTGACCCCAGCTTCCATGAGAAAAACGATATTCATATTCACATTCCCGAAGGCGCGATTCCGAAGGACGGACCTTCCGCGGGCATTACGATGGCGACAGCGCTCATATCGGCGCTTACCAATCGACTCGTGAACAGGGAAGTGGCGATGACTGGCGAGATTACGCTCAGAGGCAGAGTGCTGCCAATTGGCGGACTGAAGGAGAAGTCGCTTGCGGCCCATCGTGCGGGCATTAAGAAGGTGCTGCTGCCGAAGGACAATGAGCGGGACCTTCGCGATATTCCGGACAGCATTCGGGAAGCGATGGCGTTTGTGCCGGTGAGCCATATGGACGAGGTGCTGCAGCACGCGCTGCTGCCGGTTGCGACAGAGGAGAGGGCAGGTACAACAATTTCATGA